A window of Fibrobacter sp. UBA4297 contains these coding sequences:
- a CDS encoding LlaJI family restriction endonuclease, whose translation MELQQPKQERPKLSEVCVYGGKQSDEFVGIRYDNGSLKVYFPFGYSKPIDDEKEYRKDILNLISVLAAYSKESKSIDQNRQLNEDEVQFPIHAYIHVFNYFLNFGYYIENETTYKRASNGKINWSKTIKQIRPQIAGEYPNESVVYLDFITKRSSNNENEIITQIHKYCVYESYEKIGCLFGYFRPEKPTIPFNAKMFAAILKNKISRTFNEKHIQLFRNMLDIVCYMGKRNDNRKASFGTNDFEYVWESLIDQIFGIEKREKEKYYPHCAWHIGDNNNDAEWNETKRTALRPDTIMLFPKENAKIFVLDAKYYQYGENREPKRLPGTGSIVKQIAYAEFIETEREENQDIPKGDIYNAFILPYATAFDGSKYPIENFGYADCNWKNTEAKTYHKIYGILLDVRSIMHRHPSHSDKDIAELAAKIEGRN comes from the coding sequence ATGGAACTGCAGCAGCCCAAACAGGAACGCCCGAAACTTAGCGAAGTTTGCGTCTACGGAGGCAAACAAAGTGATGAGTTCGTCGGTATCCGTTATGACAACGGATCGTTAAAGGTGTATTTTCCTTTTGGTTATTCTAAGCCAATAGATGACGAAAAAGAATATCGCAAGGATATATTGAATCTTATTTCAGTTCTTGCAGCCTATTCCAAAGAAAGTAAAAGTATTGACCAGAATCGTCAATTAAATGAAGACGAAGTTCAATTTCCGATTCATGCCTACATTCACGTTTTCAATTATTTTCTGAACTTCGGTTACTACATTGAAAACGAGACAACATACAAAAGGGCCTCGAATGGAAAAATTAATTGGTCCAAAACGATTAAACAGATTCGGCCCCAAATTGCGGGTGAATATCCAAACGAATCGGTCGTTTATCTCGATTTCATAACAAAGAGATCGAGCAACAATGAAAATGAAATCATAACGCAAATTCATAAATATTGCGTTTATGAGAGCTACGAAAAAATAGGATGTTTGTTCGGATATTTTCGGCCAGAAAAGCCAACAATACCTTTTAACGCAAAGATGTTCGCAGCCATCTTGAAAAATAAAATTTCAAGAACATTCAACGAAAAGCACATCCAACTTTTTAGGAATATGCTTGACATCGTTTGCTACATGGGCAAACGGAATGACAATCGAAAAGCAAGCTTTGGCACCAATGATTTTGAATATGTTTGGGAAAGCCTAATCGACCAAATTTTTGGCATCGAAAAACGTGAAAAAGAAAAATATTATCCGCATTGTGCTTGGCATATTGGAGATAATAATAATGATGCAGAATGGAACGAAACGAAAAGAACAGCATTGCGTCCCGATACAATAATGTTGTTTCCAAAGGAAAATGCAAAAATTTTCGTTTTAGACGCTAAATACTATCAGTATGGGGAAAATCGCGAGCCGAAGAGATTACCCGGAACAGGTTCCATTGTTAAGCAAATCGCATACGCCGAATTTATAGAAACTGAGCGTGAGGAAAATCAAGATATACCCAAGGGAGACATCTACAACGCTTTTATTCTGCCATACGCAACAGCATTCGATGGATCAAAATATCCAATAGAAAATTTCGGATATGCAGATTGCAATTGGAAAAATACAGAAGCAAAAACATACCATAAAATCTATGGTATTTTGCTAGACGTCCGCTCCATTATGCATCGTCATCCTAGTCATTCCGATAAAGACATCGCAGAGCTCGCTGCGAAAATTGAAGGTAGAAATTAA
- a CDS encoding PDDEXK nuclease domain-containing protein has product MAKNKENVPAKAVESLFNKVSSLIEQARARVATAMNVAEVYTKYKIGQLIVEDEQKGKYRAEYGKQILSKLSERLISTYENGWTVDTLKRCRFFYRIYRPQQIGATVLPQSEVLPEFTLSWSHYLVLMRIKNDDERRFYEIEATSGNWSVRELQRQYGSSLYERLALSRDKEQVARLSRVGNVVEKPEDIIKNPVTLEFVGLKPDASYSESNLESAIINKLQEFLLELGKGFLFEARQKRFSFDEDDYYVDLVLYNRLLQCYVLVDLKVDKLTHQDLGQMQMYVNYYDRYVKQDFEKPTIGILLCKEKKDTLVKLTLPENANIYASAYELYLPDKKLLQAKVKEWVNEFETQDGREVT; this is encoded by the coding sequence ATGGCTAAAAACAAAGAGAATGTCCCTGCAAAAGCGGTGGAATCGTTGTTCAATAAGGTTTCAAGTTTAATTGAGCAAGCCCGCGCTCGTGTGGCTACAGCAATGAATGTTGCTGAAGTCTACACAAAATACAAAATCGGACAATTAATCGTAGAAGATGAGCAAAAAGGTAAATATAGAGCGGAATATGGCAAGCAAATTCTTTCGAAATTATCTGAACGATTAATATCAACCTATGAAAATGGTTGGACCGTTGATACGCTCAAGCGATGTCGCTTCTTTTACCGTATTTATCGTCCCCAGCAAATTGGGGCAACAGTGTTGCCCCAATCTGAAGTTTTACCCGAATTCACACTTTCTTGGTCGCATTACCTGGTGCTCATGCGCATCAAGAATGATGATGAACGCCGTTTTTACGAGATAGAGGCTACTTCTGGGAATTGGTCTGTTCGCGAGTTGCAGCGGCAGTATGGTTCAAGTCTGTATGAACGCCTTGCGTTGAGCCGGGACAAGGAACAGGTTGCCCGATTGTCGCGGGTAGGCAACGTGGTGGAGAAGCCGGAGGATATCATCAAGAACCCGGTGACGCTTGAATTTGTTGGTTTGAAACCGGATGCATCGTATTCGGAATCGAACTTAGAATCCGCAATCATTAACAAGTTACAAGAATTCCTGCTTGAACTGGGGAAAGGATTCCTGTTCGAAGCACGACAAAAACGATTCTCTTTTGATGAGGATGACTACTATGTAGACTTGGTTTTGTACAATCGTCTGCTTCAGTGCTATGTGCTCGTTGATTTGAAGGTCGACAAGTTGACTCATCAAGATCTCGGTCAGATGCAGATGTACGTAAACTACTATGATCGTTATGTAAAGCAGGATTTCGAAAAGCCGACTATCGGCATTTTACTTTGCAAAGAGAAGAAGGATACCCTTGTGAAGTTGACATTGCCCGAAAATGCAAATATTTACGCATCCGCTTATGAGTTGTATCTACCGGACAAGAAACTTTTGCAGGCGAAGGTCAAAGAATGGGTAAATGAATTCGAAACGCAAGATGGTAGGGAGGTCACGTAA
- a CDS encoding winged helix-turn-helix transcriptional regulator produces the protein MDLVKFENALKIGETAAIEFKRAGGTVVGIPENAAPSMVKNFISAIGNPDLFSPTLYLEPEIFKYRKKTLIHIHVPSSGEVHSFKKRIYDRMDEADVKVSATAKIAQMYIRKQEIYTERRMYPYVKLKDLRLDLLPMVRILAKNNGGGSHLWEKLSNMDLLKSAGLYAEDHATGKNGFNLAAVMLLGRDEVIRDVSPAYQTDALVRKVNVDRYDDRLTVVTNLVESFEQLFKFATLHLPDKFYVEGAERKSLRNIVAREMLVNTLMHREYSSAYQAKFVIEQDRMYVENANRARFNGPITLRNLEPFPKNPLIANFFRNIGYSEKLGSGARKMFKYGRLYSGVDPEFIEDDVFRIIQPLNENYSFDAEIANGMGGQKSSQNGGQKSGQNESSELDSTEFILEQIARNPHITRRELSKSVGMAPSAVQKHIEKLKSSGRIARIGGDRGGHWEVYRK, from the coding sequence ATGGATCTTGTAAAATTCGAGAACGCTTTGAAGATAGGGGAAACTGCGGCCATAGAATTCAAACGGGCTGGCGGTACTGTTGTCGGCATTCCTGAAAATGCCGCGCCATCCATGGTGAAGAATTTTATTAGCGCCATTGGCAATCCAGACTTGTTCAGCCCCACGCTTTACCTTGAACCGGAAATTTTCAAGTACCGCAAGAAAACCTTGATTCATATACACGTACCGTCGAGCGGTGAAGTACATTCGTTCAAGAAACGGATTTACGACCGCATGGACGAGGCGGACGTAAAGGTAAGTGCGACGGCAAAAATCGCGCAGATGTATATTCGCAAGCAAGAAATCTACACGGAACGCAGGATGTATCCGTATGTGAAGTTGAAGGACTTGCGCTTGGACTTGCTGCCGATGGTGCGGATTCTAGCAAAGAACAATGGCGGCGGTAGCCACTTGTGGGAAAAACTTTCGAATATGGATTTGCTGAAAAGCGCGGGCCTTTACGCCGAGGACCATGCGACCGGCAAAAATGGATTTAATCTCGCCGCGGTGATGCTTCTTGGTCGTGATGAAGTCATTCGCGATGTCAGCCCGGCTTACCAAACGGATGCGCTTGTCCGCAAGGTGAACGTCGATAGGTATGATGACCGTTTGACTGTGGTGACAAACCTTGTTGAAAGTTTTGAGCAACTGTTTAAGTTCGCAACGCTGCATTTGCCCGATAAGTTCTATGTGGAAGGCGCTGAACGCAAGTCGCTGCGAAACATTGTGGCTAGAGAAATGTTGGTGAATACGCTGATGCACCGTGAATATTCGAGCGCATACCAAGCAAAATTTGTGATAGAACAGGACAGGATGTATGTGGAAAATGCGAACAGGGCTCGGTTCAACGGGCCGATTACGCTCAGGAACCTTGAACCGTTTCCAAAGAATCCACTAATCGCAAACTTTTTTCGTAATATTGGTTATTCGGAAAAGCTCGGGTCTGGTGCGCGCAAGATGTTCAAGTACGGGCGTCTTTATTCTGGTGTTGATCCCGAGTTTATCGAAGATGATGTATTCCGCATTATCCAGCCACTGAACGAAAACTATTCATTCGATGCAGAGATTGCAAATGGAATGGGTGGTCAGAAAAGTAGTCAGAATGGTGGTCAGAAAAGTGGTCAGAATGAAAGTTCGGAATTAGATTCTACGGAATTTATTTTGGAACAAATTGCACGCAATCCTCATATAACAAGAAGAGAATTGTCGAAATCAGTCGGTATGGCTCCATCGGCAGTTCAAAAACATATTGAAAAACTTAAATCGTCCGGACGCATCGCCCGCATCGGTGGAGATCGTGGTGGTCATTGGGAGGTTTATAGGAAGTAA
- a CDS encoding PDDEXK nuclease domain-containing protein, producing MKSKEVISAKLVQDARQIIETAQKNAVRSVNFCRVQMYWNLGKRIFEEEQHGKKRADYGAYIVKSLAERLEAEYGSGFGIRQIERARQFFLLYPIASALRTQLNWSQYKMLIAISDPDKREYYELEAVNNSWNGRELERQINSQLYERLLLSNDKESVLAVARKERIPETPQEVIKDPMVLEFLGLEKNPTFYESDLEGAIISHITEFLLELGKGFSFVARQKRIMLEDDEFFVDLVLYNRLLRCFVVIEIKTSKITHQDLGQLQMYVNYHDRIEKLPDENPTIGILLCAGKNDSAVKMTLPENNKTILASDYKLYLPTTEQLVSEINEAKKLAKKQD from the coding sequence ATGAAGTCTAAAGAAGTTATCTCGGCTAAGCTGGTTCAAGATGCTAGGCAAATCATCGAGACTGCGCAGAAAAACGCTGTTCGGAGCGTTAATTTCTGTCGTGTTCAGATGTACTGGAATCTTGGCAAGCGGATTTTCGAAGAAGAGCAACACGGCAAGAAACGAGCCGATTACGGGGCGTATATCGTAAAATCGCTTGCGGAAAGGCTAGAAGCTGAATACGGGAGTGGTTTTGGCATTCGCCAGATTGAACGCGCACGTCAATTTTTCCTATTGTATCCAATTGCGTCCGCACTGCGGACGCAATTGAACTGGTCTCAATACAAGATGCTTATTGCGATTTCCGACCCCGACAAACGCGAATATTACGAACTTGAGGCTGTAAACAATTCTTGGAACGGTCGCGAACTAGAACGCCAAATCAACAGTCAATTGTATGAACGCCTTTTGCTCAGTAACGACAAGGAATCCGTGCTGGCGGTCGCTCGCAAGGAACGCATTCCAGAAACACCGCAAGAGGTCATCAAGGATCCGATGGTCCTAGAATTTCTTGGGCTGGAAAAGAACCCAACCTTTTATGAAAGCGATTTAGAGGGGGCGATTATTTCGCACATCACTGAATTTTTGCTTGAACTAGGCAAGGGCTTTTCTTTTGTAGCAAGGCAGAAACGGATCATGCTTGAAGACGACGAATTTTTCGTTGACCTCGTTCTTTACAACAGGTTGCTTCGCTGTTTTGTGGTTATTGAAATCAAGACGAGCAAAATCACGCATCAAGATCTCGGCCAGCTCCAAATGTACGTGAATTACCACGACCGCATAGAAAAGCTTCCCGATGAAAATCCGACTATCGGAATTCTTCTGTGTGCAGGCAAGAATGATTCTGCGGTAAAAATGACTTTGCCCGAAAACAACAAGACAATCCTCGCCAGTGATTACAAATTGTATTTGCCCACCACAGAGCAGTTAGTCAGCGAAATCAACGAGGCTAAGAAACTCGCCAAAAAACAAGACTAA
- a CDS encoding AAA family ATPase, with amino-acid sequence MHLYVKKLAAADCTPEGIVITHDIVKFLFNPDLAFLKGTQERISYPFAHLRNAHEIRDIDIIKRANGSFYIGSGIVSLLRDNAETIDLEDLLYIEQVGVTYVVKLVKVGAHNYDVFSNLLNENDRHFLLLTEEKSNETPNSNPPKHCLTSCQQVIYYGVPGCGKSHQVDKEVRKALEIYNSDKKAAEKVSYDKQVIRTVFHPDYCNADFVGQIMPKKKENSIDYEFKPGPLANIIRKAYLNPSKPYFLIIEEINRGNAAAIFGEIFQLLDRYKNGEHSSNEEIQNENYNYTEGWSKYSTNNDDVNGFILLGGESSVTEKEPGVDYDSDSSETPKSAIKIPSRDLHFSTYCGIRLPPNLSIYATMNTSDQNVFTLDNAFQRRWEMKQISNDLKNDDAHADEKQQYNQPIGNTNVKWGDFREKINEIIMQSAEENGLSSMEDKRLGGWFITPKKETNAAEGDAPKITNDAFAEKVLKYLWDDAFKFDRSKHFGDIKTLEDLTKIFKKEGFKVFKDESISKLSPQNGTAAAQTGTPET; translated from the coding sequence ATGCATTTGTACGTAAAAAAATTAGCAGCTGCAGATTGCACCCCCGAAGGCATCGTCATAACACATGACATCGTCAAGTTCCTCTTCAATCCTGATTTGGCTTTTTTGAAAGGAACTCAGGAACGCATTTCGTACCCATTTGCTCATTTAAGAAATGCGCATGAAATAAGGGATATCGACATCATAAAAAGAGCAAATGGATCTTTTTATATTGGTTCAGGCATAGTCTCGTTATTAAGAGACAACGCAGAAACAATCGATTTGGAGGATCTTCTATACATAGAGCAAGTGGGCGTAACATACGTTGTTAAGTTAGTAAAAGTCGGAGCGCACAACTATGATGTTTTCAGCAATCTGTTAAATGAAAATGACAGACATTTCTTGTTATTGACCGAAGAAAAATCGAATGAAACACCAAACAGCAATCCTCCCAAACATTGTTTGACAAGCTGTCAGCAAGTTATCTATTACGGAGTTCCCGGCTGCGGCAAAAGTCACCAAGTTGATAAAGAAGTAAGAAAAGCTCTTGAAATATATAACAGCGATAAAAAAGCTGCTGAAAAGGTGTCTTACGACAAACAAGTTATCCGTACGGTATTTCATCCTGATTATTGTAATGCAGATTTTGTCGGCCAAATAATGCCAAAGAAAAAAGAAAATTCGATCGATTACGAATTTAAGCCCGGCCCTTTAGCCAACATCATTCGAAAAGCATACTTAAATCCTTCGAAACCATATTTTCTGATTATTGAAGAAATTAACCGTGGAAACGCGGCTGCTATTTTTGGAGAAATATTCCAACTTTTGGATCGTTATAAGAATGGAGAGCATTCTTCAAATGAAGAAATTCAAAACGAAAATTATAATTATACAGAAGGTTGGAGTAAATATTCAACAAATAATGATGATGTGAATGGTTTTATTTTGCTAGGTGGAGAATCTAGTGTTACCGAAAAAGAGCCGGGTGTTGATTATGATAGCGATTCAAGCGAAACTCCAAAATCGGCAATAAAAATTCCATCTAGAGACCTACATTTTTCTACTTATTGTGGAATTCGTCTTCCGCCTAACCTCTCTATCTACGCAACAATGAATACGAGCGACCAGAACGTGTTCACGCTTGATAACGCTTTCCAACGTCGTTGGGAAATGAAGCAGATTTCGAATGATTTGAAAAATGATGATGCTCATGCCGATGAAAAACAACAATACAATCAGCCCATCGGAAATACAAATGTTAAATGGGGCGATTTCCGCGAAAAAATAAATGAAATCATCATGCAGTCGGCTGAAGAGAATGGATTGTCTAGCATGGAGGACAAGCGTCTCGGCGGATGGTTCATTACCCCTAAAAAAGAGACAAACGCTGCAGAGGGCGATGCTCCCAAAATTACCAACGATGCCTTCGCAGAAAAAGTTCTCAAGTATCTTTGGGATGACGCTTTCAAATTTGATCGTTCGAAACATTTTGGCGATATAAAGACTCTTGAAGATCTGACAAAAATTTTCAAAAAAGAAGGCTTCAAAGTTTTTAAGGATGAATCTATTTCGAAGTTAAGCCCGCAAAATGGAACTGCAGCAGCCCAAACAGGAACGCCCGAAACTTAG
- a CDS encoding ORF6N domain-containing protein, with the protein MTKNTKNVTVAPVKSEMSLIDENLLKSRIYTIRGIKVMLDADLAEIYGYSTGAFNRQVKNNIERFAEDFRFQLSKREVEELRCKNCTANISTMNRSYPFVFTEQGIYMLMTVLKGDLAIQQSMALIRLFKQMKDYIVAENQQLPGTAGIAQIAAQTAQNTHEIAVVSAEVKELSDEVRDIRSDLGKINMDLQMVMENFVDPSTYKHFLILNGQKLEADVAYAQIYGMAKKTLLIVDNYVDIKTLNLLRNAHKGVSILIASDQYTHITDDMLNDFREAMPGVLIDKVPAAHKFHDRYILIDFKTKSEKLYHCGASSKDAGNKITTIVKLDDIDAYRSMFEELYAKQET; encoded by the coding sequence ATGACCAAGAACACAAAAAATGTGACTGTTGCGCCAGTCAAATCAGAAATGTCCCTGATAGACGAGAACTTGCTCAAATCGCGTATTTATACCATCCGAGGGATCAAGGTCATGCTTGATGCCGATTTAGCCGAAATTTATGGGTATAGTACCGGAGCTTTTAACCGGCAAGTCAAGAATAATATTGAGCGTTTTGCGGAGGATTTCCGGTTCCAATTGTCCAAAAGGGAAGTTGAAGAATTGCGATGCAAAAATTGCACCGCAAATATCAGCACAATGAACCGCTCCTATCCCTTTGTTTTTACGGAACAAGGTATTTACATGCTCATGACCGTGTTGAAAGGCGATTTAGCGATACAACAGAGTATGGCTCTCATTCGTCTTTTTAAGCAGATGAAAGACTATATCGTTGCAGAAAATCAGCAACTGCCCGGAACTGCGGGAATCGCCCAGATTGCAGCGCAGACTGCTCAAAATACACATGAAATTGCGGTGGTTTCTGCCGAAGTAAAGGAACTTTCCGACGAAGTTCGCGACATTCGGAGTGATTTGGGAAAAATCAATATGGACCTCCAGATGGTCATGGAAAATTTCGTCGATCCATCGACTTACAAGCACTTCTTGATTCTGAATGGACAGAAGTTGGAAGCCGATGTCGCCTACGCACAGATTTATGGCATGGCGAAGAAAACGCTGTTGATTGTCGATAACTATGTTGACATCAAGACGTTGAATTTGCTCAGAAATGCGCACAAAGGCGTTTCCATCTTGATTGCGAGTGACCAATACACCCACATAACAGACGATATGCTCAACGATTTCCGTGAGGCAATGCCTGGCGTTTTAATTGACAAAGTTCCTGCAGCGCACAAGTTCCACGACCGCTACATTCTAATAGACTTTAAGACCAAAAGCGAAAAACTGTACCATTGCGGAGCTTCTAGTAAGGATGCCGGCAACAAGATTACGACTATTGTAAAGCTAGATGACATTGATGCGTACCGTAGCATGTTTGAAGAACTGTACGCCAAGCAGGAAACTTAA
- a CDS encoding DNA cytosine methyltransferase: MGQKVHKKITFIDLFAGCGGLSEGFLATGKYEGLAHVEWESPMVNTLRSRLVEKWNHTKEDSLKRVIKFDVQKTEELFYGNWQESTKNLYAKENDPLIVEKGLDGLIGKNQVDCIIGGPPCQAYSIAGRAQSPTGMKNDYRNYLFESFVKIVDHYKPKFFVFENVPGLLSACPGGKPVRERIYEAFDKIGYEIRRPENLKNSIYCAEDFGVPQKRNRIIIIGIPKKNPSNLDSFYKALDHQKTSKHKTVRDVIGNLPKFFPLDEIDCSGRSKISHYQTTEKKIDLHIPRYNGKRDQKLFFEWLSKGMNSFSQEEKKAFYTKITGHTSNHIKYRNLEWDKPSPTIVAHLQKDGYMFIHPDIAQLRTITIREAALLQSFPPDYKFIGSNPYCFKMIGNAVPVLFAKGIANAMAEVVQGGEI; the protein is encoded by the coding sequence ATGGGACAAAAAGTCCATAAGAAAATTACTTTCATAGACCTATTTGCTGGATGTGGCGGTCTCAGTGAAGGATTCCTTGCAACAGGGAAATATGAAGGCCTTGCCCATGTAGAATGGGAAAGCCCAATGGTGAACACTTTACGTTCACGACTCGTTGAAAAATGGAATCACACAAAAGAAGATTCTCTAAAACGTGTCATAAAATTTGATGTTCAAAAAACCGAAGAGCTTTTCTACGGCAATTGGCAAGAATCAACAAAAAATCTCTATGCAAAAGAGAACGATCCTTTAATTGTCGAAAAAGGATTAGACGGACTTATTGGCAAAAATCAGGTTGATTGCATTATTGGAGGACCTCCTTGTCAAGCATATTCAATCGCAGGAAGAGCTCAGTCCCCAACAGGGATGAAAAACGACTATAGAAACTACCTCTTTGAAAGTTTCGTTAAAATAGTCGACCATTATAAGCCAAAATTTTTCGTATTCGAAAATGTTCCCGGACTTTTAAGCGCATGTCCAGGTGGGAAACCAGTCAGAGAGCGAATATACGAAGCATTCGATAAAATCGGATACGAAATAAGACGACCCGAAAATTTAAAGAATTCCATTTATTGCGCAGAAGATTTTGGAGTACCACAAAAAAGAAATCGAATCATCATCATTGGTATTCCTAAAAAGAATCCATCAAATTTGGATTCTTTTTACAAGGCTCTAGACCATCAAAAAACATCAAAGCATAAAACCGTACGTGATGTAATTGGCAACTTGCCCAAATTTTTTCCTTTGGATGAAATCGACTGTAGTGGTCGATCGAAAATTTCACATTATCAAACAACAGAAAAAAAAATCGACCTACATATCCCCCGATATAATGGGAAAAGAGATCAAAAGCTTTTCTTCGAATGGCTTTCAAAAGGAATGAATTCTTTTTCGCAAGAAGAGAAAAAAGCCTTTTACACCAAAATAACAGGCCATACATCAAACCATATAAAATATCGGAATCTCGAATGGGATAAACCATCACCAACAATAGTTGCGCATCTACAAAAAGATGGGTACATGTTTATTCATCCCGATATCGCGCAATTAAGAACAATCACAATTCGTGAGGCAGCCCTACTTCAGTCTTTTCCACCTGATTACAAATTCATCGGATCCAATCCATATTGCTTTAAAATGATTGGAAACGCAGTTCCCGTCCTATTTGCAAAGGGCATTGCAAATGCAATGGCAGAAGTCGTTCAAGGAGGGGAAATATAA